In a single window of the Mesoplodon densirostris isolate mMesDen1 chromosome 18, mMesDen1 primary haplotype, whole genome shotgun sequence genome:
- the DCAKD gene encoding dephospho-CoA kinase domain-containing protein isoform X4: MFLVGLTGGIASGKSSVIQVFQQLGCAVIDVDVIARHVVQPGYPAHRRIVEAFGTEVLLENGDIDRKVLGDLIFNQPDRRHLLNSITHPEICKEMMKETFKFFLRGYRYVILDIPLLFETKKLLKYMKHTVVVYCDRDTQLARLMQRNNLNRDDAEARIKAQLPLKDKARMARHVLDNSGEWSVTKRQVVLLHAELERSLEYLPLRLGVLTGLAGIASLLYLLTHYLLPSP, encoded by the exons ATGTTCCTGGTGGGCCTGACGGGGGGCATTGCCTCAGGCAAGAGCTCGGTGATCCAGGTGTTCCAGCAGCTGGGTTGTGCGGTGATTGATGTGGACGTCATTGCCCGGCATG TCGTCCAGCCAGGATACCCCGCCCACCGGCGTATCGTGGAGGCCTTCGGCACTGAGGTCTTGCTGGAGAATGGTGACATCGATCGAAAGGTCCTGGGGGACCTGATCTTTAACCAGCCCGACCGGCGGCACCTGCTCAACTCCATCACCCACCCCGAGATCTGCAAGGAAATGATGAAGGAGACCTTCAAGTTCTTCCTCCGGG GATACCGCTACGTGATTCTGGATATCCCCCTGCTGTTTGAGACGAAGAAACTGCTCAAGTACATGAAGCACACAGTGGTGGTATACTG TGACCGAGACACGCAGCTGGCCCGGCTGATGCAGCGGAACAACCTGAACCGCGACGACGCAGAGGCCCGGATCAAGGCCCAGCTGCCCCTGAAGGACAAGGCCCGCATGGCCCGCCACGTTCTAGACAACTCGGGCGAGTGGAGCGTCACCAAACGCCAGGTGGTCCTCCTGCACGCTGAGCTGGAGCGCTCCCTGGAGTACCTGCCACTGCGGCTCGGGGTCCTCACAGGGCTGGCCGGCATCGCCAGTCTCCTCTACCTGCTCACCCACTACCTCCTGCCTTCCCCCTAG
- the DCAKD gene encoding dephospho-CoA kinase domain-containing protein isoform X3, protein MFLVGLTGGIASGKSSVIQVFQQLGCAVIDVDVIARHVVQPGYPAHRRIVEAFGTEVLLENGDIDRKVLGDLIFNQPDRRHLLNSITHPEICKEMMKETFKFFLRVSYSSGCVTSLFRNNNSLGSRSRYRYVILDIPLLFETKKLLKYMKHTVVVYCDRDTQLARLMQRNNLNRDDAEARIKAQLPLKDKARMARHVLDNSGEWSVTKRQVVLLHAELERSLEYLPLRLGVLTGLAGIASLLYLLTHYLLPSP, encoded by the exons ATGTTCCTGGTGGGCCTGACGGGGGGCATTGCCTCAGGCAAGAGCTCGGTGATCCAGGTGTTCCAGCAGCTGGGTTGTGCGGTGATTGATGTGGACGTCATTGCCCGGCATG TCGTCCAGCCAGGATACCCCGCCCACCGGCGTATCGTGGAGGCCTTCGGCACTGAGGTCTTGCTGGAGAATGGTGACATCGATCGAAAGGTCCTGGGGGACCTGATCTTTAACCAGCCCGACCGGCGGCACCTGCTCAACTCCATCACCCACCCCGAGATCTGCAAGGAAATGATGAAGGAGACCTTCAAGTTCTTCCTCCGGG TCTCCTACAGCTCTGGCTGTGTCACCTCCCTGTTCAGAAATAACAACTCTTTGGGTTCAAGATCAA GATACCGCTACGTGATTCTGGATATCCCCCTGCTGTTTGAGACGAAGAAACTGCTCAAGTACATGAAGCACACAGTGGTGGTATACTG TGACCGAGACACGCAGCTGGCCCGGCTGATGCAGCGGAACAACCTGAACCGCGACGACGCAGAGGCCCGGATCAAGGCCCAGCTGCCCCTGAAGGACAAGGCCCGCATGGCCCGCCACGTTCTAGACAACTCGGGCGAGTGGAGCGTCACCAAACGCCAGGTGGTCCTCCTGCACGCTGAGCTGGAGCGCTCCCTGGAGTACCTGCCACTGCGGCTCGGGGTCCTCACAGGGCTGGCCGGCATCGCCAGTCTCCTCTACCTGCTCACCCACTACCTCCTGCCTTCCCCCTAG
- the DCAKD gene encoding dephospho-CoA kinase domain-containing protein isoform X1: MFLVGLTGGIASGKSSVIQVFQQLGCAVIDVDVIARHVVQPGYPAHRRIVEAFGTEVLLENGDIDRKVLGDLIFNQPDRRHLLNSITHPEICKEMMKETFKFFLRGKVGEVGQNRPTYSWKLSPVSYSSGCVTSLFRNNNSLGSRSRYRYVILDIPLLFETKKLLKYMKHTVVVYCDRDTQLARLMQRNNLNRDDAEARIKAQLPLKDKARMARHVLDNSGEWSVTKRQVVLLHAELERSLEYLPLRLGVLTGLAGIASLLYLLTHYLLPSP, from the exons ATGTTCCTGGTGGGCCTGACGGGGGGCATTGCCTCAGGCAAGAGCTCGGTGATCCAGGTGTTCCAGCAGCTGGGTTGTGCGGTGATTGATGTGGACGTCATTGCCCGGCATG TCGTCCAGCCAGGATACCCCGCCCACCGGCGTATCGTGGAGGCCTTCGGCACTGAGGTCTTGCTGGAGAATGGTGACATCGATCGAAAGGTCCTGGGGGACCTGATCTTTAACCAGCCCGACCGGCGGCACCTGCTCAACTCCATCACCCACCCCGAGATCTGCAAGGAAATGATGAAGGAGACCTTCAAGTTCTTCCTCCGGG gaAAAGTGGGTGAAGTAGGGCAGAACAGGCCCACTTATTCCTGGAAACTCTCTCCAGTCTCCTACAGCTCTGGCTGTGTCACCTCCCTGTTCAGAAATAACAACTCTTTGGGTTCAAGATCAA GATACCGCTACGTGATTCTGGATATCCCCCTGCTGTTTGAGACGAAGAAACTGCTCAAGTACATGAAGCACACAGTGGTGGTATACTG TGACCGAGACACGCAGCTGGCCCGGCTGATGCAGCGGAACAACCTGAACCGCGACGACGCAGAGGCCCGGATCAAGGCCCAGCTGCCCCTGAAGGACAAGGCCCGCATGGCCCGCCACGTTCTAGACAACTCGGGCGAGTGGAGCGTCACCAAACGCCAGGTGGTCCTCCTGCACGCTGAGCTGGAGCGCTCCCTGGAGTACCTGCCACTGCGGCTCGGGGTCCTCACAGGGCTGGCCGGCATCGCCAGTCTCCTCTACCTGCTCACCCACTACCTCCTGCCTTCCCCCTAG
- the DCAKD gene encoding dephospho-CoA kinase domain-containing protein isoform X2, which yields MFLVGLTGGIASGKSSVIQVFQQLGCAVIDVDVIARHVVQPGYPAHRRIVEAFGTEVLLENGDIDRKVLGDLIFNQPDRRHLLNSITHPEICKEMMKETFKFFLRVGEVGQNRPTYSWKLSPVSYSSGCVTSLFRNNNSLGSRSRYRYVILDIPLLFETKKLLKYMKHTVVVYCDRDTQLARLMQRNNLNRDDAEARIKAQLPLKDKARMARHVLDNSGEWSVTKRQVVLLHAELERSLEYLPLRLGVLTGLAGIASLLYLLTHYLLPSP from the exons ATGTTCCTGGTGGGCCTGACGGGGGGCATTGCCTCAGGCAAGAGCTCGGTGATCCAGGTGTTCCAGCAGCTGGGTTGTGCGGTGATTGATGTGGACGTCATTGCCCGGCATG TCGTCCAGCCAGGATACCCCGCCCACCGGCGTATCGTGGAGGCCTTCGGCACTGAGGTCTTGCTGGAGAATGGTGACATCGATCGAAAGGTCCTGGGGGACCTGATCTTTAACCAGCCCGACCGGCGGCACCTGCTCAACTCCATCACCCACCCCGAGATCTGCAAGGAAATGATGAAGGAGACCTTCAAGTTCTTCCTCCGGG TGGGTGAAGTAGGGCAGAACAGGCCCACTTATTCCTGGAAACTCTCTCCAGTCTCCTACAGCTCTGGCTGTGTCACCTCCCTGTTCAGAAATAACAACTCTTTGGGTTCAAGATCAA GATACCGCTACGTGATTCTGGATATCCCCCTGCTGTTTGAGACGAAGAAACTGCTCAAGTACATGAAGCACACAGTGGTGGTATACTG TGACCGAGACACGCAGCTGGCCCGGCTGATGCAGCGGAACAACCTGAACCGCGACGACGCAGAGGCCCGGATCAAGGCCCAGCTGCCCCTGAAGGACAAGGCCCGCATGGCCCGCCACGTTCTAGACAACTCGGGCGAGTGGAGCGTCACCAAACGCCAGGTGGTCCTCCTGCACGCTGAGCTGGAGCGCTCCCTGGAGTACCTGCCACTGCGGCTCGGGGTCCTCACAGGGCTGGCCGGCATCGCCAGTCTCCTCTACCTGCTCACCCACTACCTCCTGCCTTCCCCCTAG